The proteins below are encoded in one region of Planctopirus limnophila DSM 3776:
- the larE gene encoding ATP-dependent sacrificial sulfur transferase LarE produces the protein MNPQPPPQTSINAMNRPQLEENDPSKSPGATRSLTEKQLDQLVEWFRPWPSVIVAYSGGVDSALVSWGAFQALGSSALAVTALSPSVSESDRELSAAVAREMGIKHQTIHTHEIELAAYRANAPTRCYFCKSTLYSTIRSKYPASEFPLIVNGTNLDDLGDHRPGLMAAEEFQIRSPLVELGYNKQIVRNLAHLAGLTVHDRPASPCLASRIAYGVEVTSDRLLRVEQAEKYLRSLGFQEFRVRIEPGELARIELHPEDLTQLVSSPMREACVRVLSELGFRQICLDLAGFRSGSHNELIQLNAASK, from the coding sequence ATGAACCCGCAACCACCTCCACAAACATCCATCAATGCCATGAATCGCCCTCAGCTTGAGGAAAATGATCCATCAAAAAGTCCTGGAGCGACTCGATCTTTGACCGAGAAGCAACTCGACCAGCTCGTGGAATGGTTTCGCCCGTGGCCATCTGTGATCGTGGCTTATTCAGGCGGAGTTGACAGTGCTTTAGTCAGTTGGGGAGCGTTTCAGGCACTGGGAAGTTCGGCACTCGCCGTGACAGCCCTGAGCCCGAGTGTTTCTGAGAGTGACCGGGAACTCTCCGCAGCAGTCGCCCGTGAAATGGGAATTAAGCATCAGACAATCCACACACACGAAATTGAGCTAGCTGCGTATCGGGCCAATGCACCAACTCGCTGTTATTTCTGCAAATCCACACTCTACAGCACGATTCGATCGAAATACCCAGCCAGCGAATTCCCCCTGATTGTCAATGGCACAAACCTCGACGACCTGGGAGATCATCGCCCAGGACTGATGGCGGCTGAAGAATTTCAGATCCGCAGTCCTCTCGTCGAACTGGGTTATAACAAGCAGATCGTCAGAAACCTGGCTCATCTCGCAGGTTTAACCGTCCATGATCGACCTGCCAGCCCCTGCCTGGCCAGCAGAATCGCTTATGGCGTCGAAGTCACTTCCGATCGATTACTGAGAGTCGAACAGGCCGAAAAATACCTGCGATCACTCGGCTTTCAGGAATTCCGAGTCAGGATTGAACCCGGAGAGCTGGCCCGCATCGAACTGCATCCCGAGGATCTGACGCAGCTTGTCAGTTCGCCAATGCGTGAAGCATGCGTGCGAGTCCTGAGCGAACTTGGATTTCGTCAGATCTGCCTCGATCTTGCCGGCTTTCGCTCGGGCAGCCACAACGAACTCATCCAATTGAATGCAGCCTCGAAGTGA
- a CDS encoding serine/threonine-protein kinase, whose product MRAADQLIFDDGDIVDEEAALEPTLVGHAAFGTDLKTLDELLSGGAESADASRLLPPHHPEVLHATGSSVSASGVTTQTKLLSAPVPKRKVERVRDLSPGQVNADVGRQRGRSGTLIQQRLIAAAILVCVGLLAYFIRSLVVQSSPYPYLRAIVLLNSITCLCILLKNRMLPLDRLRFLELLLFIPPAIQIVLTQLLQMREAGVLQNSVLLSDLLHNGTLGLIIVMMSYAMLIPNGWKRAAVLLSPLALAPLATIAYLRMTIPWTQEVLTLQVCLELATTLAVSLFASIWGTFTISALRQEVSRARQLGQYRLARRLGAGGMGQVFLAEHRLLTRPCAVKLIHPQYGTDPIALMRFEQEVRSMAQLSHWNTVEIYDYGHTEDGTFYYVMEYLPGMNLGELVARFGPLSPERTVHFLIQTCRALHEAHQLGMIHRDLKPANVYAAKRGGEYDVAKLLDFGLVLDSRGVRVRGYSDSSRQTSVAGSPLFMSPEQATYESVPDARSDIYALGATAYFLLTGRPPFEGKTPVQVMIKHARDRVVPLRDLRADIPADVEAIVLRCLAKNQELRFGSARELELALCRCSVSGKWNSDQAERWWQTFAPEIDLPVEI is encoded by the coding sequence ATGCGGGCAGCAGATCAGCTGATCTTCGACGATGGTGACATTGTCGACGAAGAGGCGGCTCTGGAACCCACACTCGTGGGGCATGCGGCTTTTGGGACCGATCTCAAAACTCTGGATGAACTTTTGTCGGGTGGTGCAGAGTCGGCAGATGCCTCCCGGTTATTGCCTCCACACCATCCTGAAGTTCTTCATGCCACCGGTTCATCGGTTTCGGCATCTGGTGTGACAACTCAGACGAAGTTGTTGTCTGCTCCGGTTCCGAAGAGAAAAGTCGAACGTGTTCGAGATCTGTCTCCAGGCCAGGTCAATGCCGATGTAGGCCGACAGCGTGGTCGTTCCGGGACATTGATCCAGCAGCGATTGATTGCTGCTGCTATTCTGGTGTGTGTGGGATTACTGGCGTATTTCATTCGCTCGCTGGTCGTGCAAAGTTCGCCTTATCCATACTTACGTGCGATTGTCCTGCTGAACTCCATCACCTGTCTTTGTATTCTGTTGAAAAATCGAATGCTTCCCCTGGACAGACTTCGATTTCTCGAACTGTTGCTCTTTATCCCGCCGGCCATTCAGATCGTGTTGACACAACTGCTCCAGATGCGAGAAGCGGGTGTCCTGCAAAACAGCGTGCTTTTAAGCGATCTGCTGCATAATGGAACCCTGGGCCTCATCATTGTGATGATGTCCTATGCGATGTTGATTCCTAATGGCTGGAAGAGGGCTGCGGTACTTCTATCACCTTTAGCACTGGCCCCTTTGGCAACAATTGCTTACCTGCGAATGACTATTCCCTGGACTCAGGAAGTTCTCACTCTCCAGGTATGCCTCGAACTGGCCACGACATTGGCTGTTTCGCTCTTCGCTTCGATCTGGGGAACATTCACGATTTCTGCCTTGAGGCAGGAAGTCAGCCGAGCGCGACAGCTGGGCCAGTATCGACTGGCCCGGAGATTGGGAGCAGGGGGCATGGGTCAGGTTTTTCTGGCCGAACATCGGCTGTTAACTCGCCCATGTGCAGTCAAGCTGATTCATCCTCAATATGGCACTGATCCCATTGCCCTCATGCGGTTTGAACAGGAAGTTCGCAGTATGGCGCAACTTTCCCATTGGAATACGGTTGAGATTTATGATTACGGCCATACTGAAGATGGCACGTTCTACTACGTCATGGAGTATCTCCCGGGGATGAATCTGGGAGAACTGGTGGCGCGTTTCGGGCCGCTTTCTCCGGAACGCACTGTTCATTTTCTGATTCAGACCTGCCGGGCACTGCATGAGGCTCATCAATTGGGCATGATCCACCGCGATTTGAAGCCCGCCAACGTCTATGCTGCCAAGCGGGGCGGTGAGTATGATGTGGCGAAACTGCTGGATTTTGGTCTGGTGCTCGATTCCCGAGGCGTTCGTGTCCGAGGTTATAGCGACAGCAGCAGGCAGACGAGCGTGGCTGGCTCGCCCCTGTTCATGTCGCCGGAACAGGCCACTTATGAGAGTGTTCCTGATGCCCGGAGTGATATTTATGCTCTGGGAGCAACCGCGTATTTTCTGCTTACAGGGCGTCCGCCATTTGAAGGCAAAACTCCCGTGCAGGTGATGATCAAGCATGCGCGAGATCGCGTCGTGCCTCTGCGAGATCTGAGAGCCGATATTCCTGCCGATGTCGAGGCGATTGTTCTCCGCTGTCTGGCAAAGAATCAGGAATTGCGATTTGGCTCGGCTCGTGAGTTGGAACTGGCGCTCTGTCGATGTAGTGTTTCGGGCAAGTGGAATAGCGATCAGGCGGAAAGATGGTGGCAGACCTTCGCCCCCGAGATCGATTTACCCGTCGAAATCTGA
- a CDS encoding serine hydroxymethyltransferase yields the protein MADRMPVLTAADPEIAGAIRQEEVRQHDGLELIASENYTSQSVLEAVGSVLTNKYAEGYPGRRYYGGCEHVDTIESIARTRACTLFGAQYANVQPHAGSQANMAVFMGFLKPGDTFLAMDLAHGGHLTHGMGLNFSGILYNAVHYGVRESDHRIDFDQVARLAKEHKPKLIIAGASAYPREIDHGKFAEIAKSVGALFMVDMAHYSGLVAAGLHNSPVPHADFVTSTSHKTLRGPRSGFILCKEEHGKTIDKTVFPGLQGGPLEHVVAGKAVCFREAAQPAFKQYIEQVIKNARTLAETLVAGGVRLASGGTDNHLMLCDVTSVGLTGKIAEHALDVAGVTANKNMIPYDTRKPLDPSGIRLGTPALTTRGMKEAEMQQVGQWILQIFKHPEDATTLGKIRQEICEFCKNYPVPGIAL from the coding sequence ATGGCCGACCGTATGCCTGTGCTGACCGCTGCAGATCCTGAGATTGCTGGTGCAATTCGACAAGAAGAAGTCCGGCAGCATGACGGTCTGGAACTGATTGCCTCAGAGAATTACACCAGTCAGTCTGTGCTCGAAGCGGTGGGCTCAGTCCTTACGAATAAGTATGCCGAAGGGTATCCGGGTCGGCGTTACTACGGTGGTTGCGAGCATGTCGATACGATCGAGTCCATTGCTCGAACACGGGCCTGCACGCTGTTCGGTGCCCAATATGCGAACGTACAGCCTCATGCCGGTTCGCAAGCCAATATGGCTGTCTTTATGGGCTTTTTGAAGCCGGGAGACACTTTTTTGGCGATGGATCTCGCCCATGGTGGCCATCTCACGCATGGCATGGGATTGAATTTTTCGGGAATTCTGTACAACGCAGTTCATTATGGTGTGCGAGAGTCCGATCACCGGATTGATTTTGATCAGGTGGCTCGTCTGGCAAAGGAGCACAAGCCGAAGCTGATTATTGCCGGAGCCAGTGCTTATCCTCGCGAAATCGATCATGGAAAGTTCGCCGAAATTGCGAAGTCGGTGGGTGCGTTGTTCATGGTCGATATGGCCCATTATTCCGGATTGGTGGCAGCCGGCCTGCACAACAGTCCGGTGCCCCATGCGGACTTTGTGACTTCGACCTCTCATAAAACTTTGCGTGGGCCCCGATCCGGGTTTATCCTCTGCAAAGAAGAGCATGGCAAAACGATCGACAAAACAGTCTTTCCCGGATTGCAGGGCGGGCCTCTGGAGCATGTGGTCGCTGGTAAAGCGGTCTGCTTCCGTGAAGCGGCTCAGCCAGCTTTCAAACAGTATATTGAACAGGTCATCAAAAACGCTCGCACATTGGCTGAGACATTAGTGGCAGGGGGCGTGCGTCTGGCTTCTGGGGGGACGGATAATCATCTGATGCTGTGTGATGTCACATCTGTCGGTTTGACTGGAAAAATCGCCGAACATGCGCTCGATGTCGCCGGTGTGACCGCCAATAAAAACATGATTCCTTACGATACACGCAAGCCGCTGGACCCCAGCGGAATTCGACTCGGCACACCGGCGCTCACGACTCGTGGAATGAAAGAAGCGGAAATGCAGCAGGTCGGTCAGTGGATCCTGCAGATTTTCAAGCATCCGGAAGATGCAACCACCCTGGGCAAGATTCGCCAGGAGATCTGCGAGTTCTGCAAGAATTATCCAGTTCCCGGCATTGCGCTGTAA
- a CDS encoding tetratricopeptide repeat protein, protein MNSAETPITSAESTSPLKSTAPLQGERVTFTGTLASMTHREAAGYVEQFGGTFTTQVSQQTTLLVVGDEGWPLEEDGQPSLKLEAARELLERGFPIKILSEPEWLQLIELESPSPADRRVFTPAMLSQLMKLPVSRIRHWERLGLIRPVRRVCRLPYFDFQEVTGVRRLADLISTGISPKKIGASLEKLKSLLPTIERPLAQLEILSQDHQLYIRDAASLLDPQTGQRIFDFHEITLSDGESSANKLESDDGSASENTLTIPFPGHTKAIHGLQNPSRNWGANEWAHAGSTLLDSGETVAAIQAFRRALLLAPHEASIHFQLADALYRSGNYAGAAERYHVAVECDAEYIEAWTQLGCVLAQMGDTKAASEAFEAALLLHPDYPDAHLHLAELFEQIGQHLKARPHWLRYLDFDNRGPWADMARERLERSHGDASESPLENL, encoded by the coding sequence ATGAACTCTGCGGAAACTCCGATCACCTCCGCGGAATCCACAAGTCCACTGAAAAGCACGGCTCCACTTCAAGGTGAGCGAGTCACATTTACGGGAACGCTGGCTTCGATGACCCACCGGGAAGCAGCCGGATATGTCGAGCAGTTTGGGGGAACTTTCACGACTCAGGTTTCCCAGCAGACAACCCTGCTGGTCGTCGGCGATGAAGGTTGGCCACTGGAAGAAGATGGTCAACCTTCGTTAAAGCTGGAGGCTGCTCGTGAACTGCTCGAACGGGGATTCCCGATCAAAATTCTGAGCGAACCCGAATGGCTGCAGTTGATTGAGCTGGAAAGCCCTTCTCCAGCAGATCGCAGGGTTTTTACGCCAGCCATGCTGAGTCAGTTAATGAAACTTCCCGTTTCGCGCATCCGTCATTGGGAACGCCTGGGACTCATTCGACCAGTTCGACGAGTTTGCCGATTGCCTTACTTCGACTTTCAGGAAGTGACGGGGGTTCGCCGACTGGCAGATCTGATTTCTACCGGGATTTCTCCCAAGAAAATCGGAGCCAGCCTGGAGAAGCTGAAGTCGCTGCTCCCCACGATTGAAAGACCTCTGGCTCAACTCGAAATTCTCTCGCAAGACCATCAACTTTACATTCGGGACGCTGCCAGCCTGCTGGATCCCCAGACAGGTCAGCGGATCTTTGATTTCCATGAAATCACTCTCAGCGACGGCGAAAGTTCGGCAAACAAGCTGGAATCAGACGATGGTTCCGCTTCTGAAAATACGCTGACAATCCCCTTTCCTGGCCATACCAAAGCGATTCATGGCCTGCAGAATCCCTCCAGAAACTGGGGAGCCAATGAATGGGCTCATGCCGGTTCAACATTGCTCGACTCCGGCGAAACAGTGGCCGCCATCCAGGCTTTTCGCAGAGCCTTGCTGCTGGCTCCTCACGAAGCCTCGATTCATTTTCAATTAGCCGATGCCTTATACCGCTCTGGAAATTATGCGGGAGCCGCAGAACGGTATCATGTGGCTGTGGAATGCGATGCCGAGTATATCGAGGCCTGGACGCAACTGGGGTGTGTCCTGGCACAAATGGGTGATACCAAGGCAGCCAGCGAAGCGTTTGAAGCTGCCCTGCTGCTCCACCCGGATTATCCCGATGCTCATCTGCATCTGGCAGAACTTTTTGAGCAGATCGGCCAGCATTTGAAAGCCCGTCCTCATTGGCTGCGCTATCTCGACTTCGACAACCGCGGGCCATGGGCCGATATGGCCAGAGAACGATTGGAACGATCTCATGGTGATGCTTCTGAATCCCCACTTGAAAACCTGTAA